In Mycobacterium sp. JS623, one genomic interval encodes:
- a CDS encoding NAD(P)H-dependent amine dehydrogenase family protein has protein sequence MLNTTPHRVVQWTTGNVGKSSVAAIAANPTLDLIGCYAWSTDKVGRDVGELAGIQPLGVTATNDVDALLALKPDCVVYNPMWIDVDELVRILSAGVNVVASASFITGRNLGDDRAKLEDACQKGGSTLFGSGVSPGFAELLAIVAATSCDRVDKITIAESADTTLYDSPDTERPCGFGMPIDDPDLQPMMSKGTAVFAEAVQLVADSLGVELDEIKCVAEYAQSTSDVTMASWTIPAGHVAGVFASWQGIVNGKTVIDINVRWKKGHTLEPDWKLDADGWKITIDGRPTVNMQVGFLPPQDMIENAKSIEDFFVLGKIMTAMPPIHAIPAVVAAPPGIVTYNDLPLPQAKGVVPQG, from the coding sequence GTGCTCAACACCACTCCTCATCGCGTTGTCCAGTGGACGACGGGAAACGTCGGCAAAAGCTCCGTAGCGGCCATCGCTGCCAACCCCACACTTGACCTCATCGGCTGTTACGCGTGGTCGACGGACAAAGTCGGCCGCGACGTCGGAGAGCTGGCCGGCATCCAGCCGCTCGGCGTCACGGCCACCAATGACGTCGATGCGCTGCTGGCACTCAAGCCCGACTGCGTCGTCTACAACCCGATGTGGATCGACGTCGACGAGCTCGTCCGCATCCTTTCGGCGGGCGTCAACGTCGTCGCCTCTGCGTCCTTCATCACCGGCCGCAATCTCGGGGACGACAGAGCCAAACTCGAAGATGCTTGCCAGAAGGGCGGATCGACGCTCTTCGGCTCCGGCGTGAGTCCCGGATTCGCAGAGTTGCTCGCGATTGTCGCGGCGACATCCTGCGATCGCGTCGACAAGATCACCATCGCGGAGTCTGCCGACACCACCCTCTACGACTCACCCGACACCGAGCGACCGTGTGGCTTCGGCATGCCCATTGACGATCCCGACCTGCAGCCGATGATGTCGAAGGGCACCGCGGTGTTCGCCGAGGCGGTACAGCTGGTCGCCGACTCACTCGGGGTCGAACTCGACGAGATCAAGTGTGTGGCCGAATACGCCCAGAGCACTTCGGACGTCACCATGGCGTCATGGACCATTCCCGCGGGCCACGTGGCGGGCGTCTTCGCCAGCTGGCAGGGAATTGTCAACGGCAAGACCGTCATCGACATCAACGTCCGGTGGAAGAAGGGCCACACGCTCGAACCGGACTGGAAGCTGGACGCCGATGGTTGGAAGATCACGATCGACGGCCGTCCGACTGTCAACATGCAGGTCGGCTTTCTTCCGCCACAGGACATGATCGAGAACGCGAAGTCGATTGAGGACTTCTTCGTCCTCGGGAAAATCATGACGGCGATGCCGCCGATCCACGCCATCCCCGCCGTGGTTGCCGCGCCGCCGGGCATCGTGACCTACAACGACCTGCCACTGCCACAGGCGAAAGGCGTTGTGCCGCAGGGCTAG
- a CDS encoding S1C family serine protease yields MRISPKRRLAPALLTVLAAVLALVAPATAAAAPVDIAAAAAAVEPAVVQVTTKIDYQQAIGTGTGMVIDPGGAVLTNYHVVAGANTITGTIGGRDYPIDLVGYDRKNDIAVLQLRGAGGLPAAPIGDSSQVVVGEPTVGLGNARGMGAPLTHETGPVTALNRTVNAEDALTGSSEEVNGLIEVAADVRPGDSGGPLVNGSGQVIGVVTAATVNFQMGPAGKGFAIPINAAMAVANQIRSGAPSASVHIGQPTLLGVGVGTQPRNGGGIIVRDVMLGGPAAQAGLAIGDVLTGLDGTSLDSATTLTYVLDRHYPGDVVDLTWIDRSGQQRTGKATLVSGP; encoded by the coding sequence ATGCGCATATCTCCCAAGCGCCGTCTGGCGCCGGCATTGCTGACCGTGCTCGCCGCGGTCCTGGCCCTCGTCGCGCCTGCGACAGCGGCGGCCGCACCGGTGGACATCGCCGCGGCGGCGGCCGCAGTTGAGCCGGCCGTCGTCCAGGTCACCACGAAGATCGACTACCAGCAGGCGATCGGAACCGGCACCGGGATGGTCATCGATCCTGGCGGGGCAGTGCTGACCAACTACCACGTCGTCGCGGGCGCCAACACCATCACGGGCACCATCGGCGGGCGCGATTACCCCATCGACCTCGTCGGCTACGACCGCAAGAACGACATCGCGGTACTGCAGCTTCGCGGCGCGGGTGGGTTGCCGGCCGCCCCGATCGGTGATTCCAGCCAGGTCGTCGTCGGTGAGCCGACCGTCGGGCTCGGCAACGCGCGCGGAATGGGAGCACCGCTGACGCATGAGACCGGCCCGGTGACGGCGCTGAACCGCACTGTCAACGCCGAAGACGCGTTGACCGGCAGCTCGGAGGAAGTCAACGGCTTGATCGAGGTGGCCGCCGATGTGCGGCCTGGCGATTCCGGCGGGCCACTGGTGAACGGCTCCGGACAGGTCATCGGCGTGGTCACCGCCGCGACCGTGAACTTCCAAATGGGCCCTGCCGGCAAGGGTTTCGCGATACCCATCAATGCCGCGATGGCTGTGGCAAATCAGATCCGCTCCGGCGCGCCGTCGGCATCCGTTCATATCGGACAGCCCACGCTGCTGGGTGTCGGTGTCGGCACTCAGCCACGCAACGGTGGCGGGATCATCGTCCGCGACGTGATGCTCGGCGGGCCCGCAGCACAGGCAGGGTTGGCCATCGGTGATGTGCTGACGGGCCTCGACGGAACGTCGCTGGACTCGGCCACGACGCTGACCTACGTACTGGACCGGCACTATCCCGGCGATGTCGTCGACCTGACGTGGATCGACCGCAGCGGCCAGCAGCGCACGGGCAAGGCGACTCTGGTTTCCGGCCCCTGA
- a CDS encoding serine hydrolase domain-containing protein, producing MTKASLLRAEEGLPRGVQGAADSRFSNVVRVFAGLFPGKRFGGGALSVYIDGRPVVDVWMGWSDRAGEQPWTSDTGAMVFSATKGVAATVIHRLVDRGLLDYDEPVATYWPEFGANGKDAITIRDVLRHRSGLSHLKGVGRDELLDHELMEQRLAAASVDRLRGWPAYHALTYGWILSGLTRAVTGQGMRELIRDEVARPLDTDGLHLGRPPAGSPTKVAQILAPQSTRGNPVFNFVAPKVAGLPLSGAFGAMFFPGIKSFVQGDIPFLDGEVPAANGVVTARGLAKMYAAIANDGRIDGTQFLSSDLAQGLIGNPKPWPDLNIVVPMPFHLGYHESPIPGLLKGFGHFGLGGTLGWADPASGAAFAFVHNRLLTPMVLDMASFAGLARPLRNAITAARHAGALAVPRYGARYRDANQKEPKKRLAGRR from the coding sequence ATGACAAAGGCGTCGCTGCTCCGCGCTGAAGAAGGCCTGCCCCGCGGAGTTCAGGGGGCGGCCGATTCGCGGTTTTCCAATGTCGTTCGTGTCTTCGCGGGGTTGTTCCCCGGAAAGCGGTTCGGGGGCGGCGCGCTTTCGGTGTACATCGACGGACGGCCGGTCGTCGACGTCTGGATGGGTTGGTCCGACCGCGCTGGGGAACAGCCGTGGACAAGCGACACCGGTGCCATGGTGTTCTCGGCGACGAAAGGCGTGGCGGCGACGGTCATTCACCGCCTGGTCGACCGCGGCCTGCTGGACTACGACGAGCCGGTCGCGACGTACTGGCCCGAGTTCGGCGCCAACGGCAAGGACGCCATCACGATCCGCGATGTGCTGCGGCACCGATCCGGGCTGTCACACCTGAAGGGAGTGGGCCGCGACGAGTTGCTCGATCACGAGCTGATGGAGCAGCGGCTGGCCGCTGCGTCGGTCGACCGTCTGCGTGGCTGGCCGGCCTACCACGCGCTGACGTACGGCTGGATTCTGTCCGGGTTGACCCGTGCGGTGACCGGTCAGGGCATGCGTGAACTGATCCGCGATGAGGTGGCCCGCCCTCTCGACACCGACGGTCTGCATTTGGGCCGGCCGCCCGCTGGCTCACCGACCAAGGTCGCGCAAATCCTTGCGCCACAAAGCACCCGCGGCAATCCAGTGTTCAACTTCGTCGCACCGAAGGTGGCAGGGCTGCCGCTCTCTGGCGCGTTCGGGGCGATGTTCTTTCCCGGCATCAAATCGTTTGTGCAGGGCGATATTCCATTCCTCGACGGCGAGGTGCCTGCCGCCAACGGCGTCGTCACCGCCCGCGGTCTGGCCAAGATGTACGCGGCGATCGCCAACGACGGCAGGATCGACGGCACCCAATTCCTGTCGAGCGACCTGGCGCAGGGATTGATCGGAAACCCGAAGCCGTGGCCCGACCTCAACATCGTCGTACCGATGCCGTTCCATCTGGGCTATCACGAATCGCCGATCCCCGGACTGCTCAAGGGCTTTGGTCACTTCGGACTTGGTGGCACCCTCGGCTGGGCCGACCCGGCGTCGGGCGCGGCGTTCGCGTTCGTACACAACCGGTTGTTGACACCGATGGTGCTCGACATGGCGTCGTTCGCCGGACTTGCTCGGCCATTACGCAACGCGATCACCGCGGCGCGGCACGCGGGCGCCCTTGCGGTGCCGAGATACGGTGCGCGCTATCGCGATGCCAATCAAAAGGAGCCTAAGAAGCGGCTCGCTGGACGCCGCTAG